CGATGCCGACCGGAGGGGGAACTCCCTCGTCGCGGATGCGCTGGGCCAGCGCAAAGACCATCGCACCGCCGGCGGAATCGCCGGCCAGAACGACCTTCTCGCCCGGGCGCTCTTCAAGAAGGTGCCGGTAGACGCGCATCGCATCGTCGATGGCGGCCGGGTAGGCGTGCTCGGGCGCCAGGCGGTAGTCGAAAGCGAGCGCCCGGCGGCCACTGGCCTGCACGAGCCGCGAGACCAGCGCCGTGTGGCTGCGCACCGAGCCCGCGCAGAATCCGCCGCCATGGCAATACAGAATGGTCGCTTCGCCCCTCGGGCTGGTCGGCGTAAACCAGCGCACCCCGATCCCGTCCATTATCGTGTCACGGGTCCGAACCCCGCGCACCTGCGCACTTCCGGCAGCGTCGACCATCCTGCGCAGCAGGCGGTAGTCGCCCCGGTAGGCGCGCTCGCGCGCGGGCTTTGAGGCAAGCTGGAACACGCCGCTGATCGCCCGCATCACCGGCCGCGGCGTTCGTCGTTTGTGATGTTGCATGGGGTGATCCTCCGGCATGTGCGCCGTCGCGGTGCGAAGCTTAACCGACATATTCCCACGCGAGAAAGACACTGCAATGCCCAGGGAAGAGAAAGTGGACTGATGGGTCGACGGGTTAGCCCTGGAGTGCGGCCCCGCACTTTGAGCAGAACTTTGGGTTCATACCCTTGCCCAGATAAGAGTTGCAGGCCGGGCATCGCCAGTTCCAGAGCGAGAAGCCCGCGTAGGAGACGACAATGGCGATCAACCCGATGAGGCAAATGCCCTTGTCGATTCCGAGAAACACATCGCCTGCCTGGTCTTGCAGCCAGAAGGCGAGAAACAACGACGCAATGGCAGGAACCGCGAACGCATACTGGCGAATGCGGCGTCGAGAAAACTCAGTCAT
This portion of the Chrysiogenia bacterium genome encodes:
- a CDS encoding alpha/beta hydrolase, coding for MQHHKRRTPRPVMRAISGVFQLASKPARERAYRGDYRLLRRMVDAAGSAQVRGVRTRDTIMDGIGVRWFTPTSPRGEATILYCHGGGFCAGSVRSHTALVSRLVQASGRRALAFDYRLAPEHAYPAAIDDAMRVYRHLLEERPGEKVVLAGDSAGGAMVFALAQRIRDEGVPPPVGIVAICPWVDFEIKTPRAAGFEDPGLPIKLMDAFSRHTFVDPATHALDRAGFENLPPVHLSLGGGDTLHAEGKELAKILAEVNPGFHAEVWQDMPHVWQSLHPLLREAMPSIRSMARFIEGL